In Methylobacterium aquaticum, the following are encoded in one genomic region:
- a CDS encoding monovalent cation:proton antiporter-2 (CPA2) family protein, whose amino-acid sequence MATAADHASFLPPVLTFLSAAVIGVPIFRLLGQSAVLGYLVAGVVIGPSGLSLITEPETARSVSELGVVLLLFIVGLELEISRLISLRRDILGLGTLQLGLCALALGGLGVLSGLSGGAATVIGIALALSATAVALQLLEERRDLASPYGQRAFAVLLFQDLSIVGILALLPLVAQTGTGQGGEAWLGTALQSAGTAVAAVIGVVLVGRYGLNPFFRLLAASGAREVMTAAALLVVLGTALIMEEVGLSMAMGAFLAGLLLAESNFRHQLEADIEPFRGMLLGLFFMSVGMSIDLGLVGQNWLGLTVATVGAILIKVALVAGLFRLFGSSWLDGLRGAAVLAPAGEFAFVLLPVGQELGLVDGPSGRLAIALAAITMLIGPIGAKVLDGVLARRTTAPLEPEPEAIEGAEARVLVIGFGRFGHILNQVLLAQGLSVTVIDKDVEQIRSAARFGFRVYYGDGTRLDVLRSSGAGKAEVVCICIDDPEATLKIVDLVHAEFPAARTYVRVFDRVQAIEAMGRDVDYQIRETFESALAFGRATLEALGLSPEEAARTVDDVRKRDLARLVLQQAGDPLDRTDPLRSLVRIKPEPLTAPLHASHGLNPETEDIIARERAGADG is encoded by the coding sequence CTCGCTCATCACCGAGCCGGAGACCGCCCGCAGCGTCTCGGAACTCGGGGTGGTGCTGCTGCTGTTCATCGTCGGGCTGGAGCTGGAGATCTCGCGCCTGATCTCGCTCCGGCGCGACATCCTGGGGCTCGGCACGCTCCAGCTCGGGCTCTGCGCCCTGGCGCTCGGCGGCCTCGGCGTCCTCTCCGGCCTGTCGGGGGGCGCCGCGACGGTGATCGGCATCGCGCTCGCCCTCTCGGCGACCGCGGTCGCGCTCCAGCTCCTCGAGGAACGGCGCGACCTCGCCTCCCCTTACGGCCAGCGCGCCTTCGCGGTGCTGCTGTTCCAGGACCTGTCGATCGTCGGCATCCTGGCGCTGCTGCCGCTCGTCGCCCAGACCGGCACCGGCCAGGGCGGCGAGGCCTGGCTCGGCACCGCCCTGCAATCGGCCGGGACCGCGGTCGCGGCGGTGATCGGGGTGGTGCTGGTCGGCCGCTACGGCCTCAACCCGTTCTTCCGGCTGCTCGCCGCCAGCGGCGCCCGCGAGGTGATGACCGCGGCCGCCCTCCTCGTCGTGCTCGGCACCGCGCTCATCATGGAGGAGGTCGGGCTGTCGATGGCGATGGGGGCGTTCCTCGCCGGGCTGCTGCTCGCCGAATCGAACTTCCGCCACCAGCTCGAGGCCGATATCGAGCCGTTCCGCGGCATGCTGCTCGGCCTGTTCTTCATGAGCGTCGGCATGTCGATCGACCTCGGCCTCGTCGGCCAGAACTGGCTCGGCCTCACCGTCGCCACCGTCGGGGCGATCCTCATCAAGGTCGCGCTGGTGGCCGGGCTGTTCCGGCTGTTCGGCTCGTCCTGGCTCGACGGCCTGCGCGGCGCCGCCGTGCTGGCGCCGGCGGGCGAGTTCGCCTTCGTGCTCCTGCCGGTGGGCCAGGAACTCGGCCTCGTCGACGGCCCGTCCGGGCGGCTCGCCATCGCACTCGCCGCCATCACCATGCTGATCGGGCCGATCGGCGCCAAGGTCCTCGACGGGGTGCTGGCGCGGCGCACCACCGCCCCGCTCGAACCCGAGCCCGAGGCGATCGAGGGCGCCGAGGCCCGCGTCCTGGTGATCGGCTTCGGCCGCTTCGGCCACATCCTCAACCAGGTGCTGCTGGCGCAGGGCCTCAGCGTCACGGTGATCGACAAGGACGTGGAGCAGATCCGCAGCGCCGCCCGCTTCGGCTTCCGGGTCTATTACGGCGACGGCACCCGCCTCGACGTGCTGCGCTCGTCCGGCGCCGGCAAGGCCGAGGTGGTCTGCATCTGCATCGACGACCCGGAGGCGACCCTCAAGATCGTCGACCTCGTCCATGCCGAGTTCCCGGCCGCCCGCACCTATGTCCGGGTGTTCGACCGGGTCCAGGCGATCGAGGCGATGGGCCGCGACGTCGATTACCAGATCCGCGAGACCTTCGAATCGGCCCTCGCCTTCGGGCGGGCGACCCTGGAGGCCTTGGGCCTCTCGCCCGAGGAGGCGGCCCGCACGGTCGACGACGTGCGCAAGCGCGACCTCGCCCGGCTGGTGCTGCAGCAGGCCGGCGACCCCCTCGACCGGACCGATCCCCTGCGCAGCCTGGTGCGGATCAAGCCCGAGCCCCTGACCGCGCCGCTCCACGCCTCGCACGGCCTCAACCCCGAGACCGAGGACATCATCGCCCGCGAGCGGGCCGGCGCCGATGGGTGA
- a CDS encoding MATE family efflux transporter gives MGEARPPGRDIADAPAARFVTGSTLRHVVVMGATGSVGLMAIFVVDLLSLLYIARLGDPVLTAAVGFATIVQIFAVSINIGMMIAVGALVSRALGGGDVALARRLAASSLVLAVVASGLVTALMLPLLTPFLTLIGAGPETVPAARTFLWIALPSSLLMALGMGFSGVLRAVGDARRGMNVTLAGAAVTVLLDPLLIFGLNLGIEGAAITIVIARLAFAWVGYAGAVRVHRMVARPTLAAVLADAGPILRVALPTVLTNLAPPVASAFLAHVMAGFGTATVAGNAVVDRVVPVAFGGLFALSGAVGPILGQNWGAGRFDRMRATLRDAALVTGLYVAAVWLALVFARGPLTALFGLSGAGADLLAFFCLAGGAIWFFNGLLFLGNASFNNLGFPLAASALNWGRATLGTMPTAWLGAHLAGQRGRWPGWGSGRRCSGWWGWRWRSGRWGCWSGGRSRIPGGVSAPGSWNGCRRVSGSAGSERIAPLRACLSRISTQYLRQTGSSYPLTSS, from the coding sequence ATGGGTGAGGCCCGCCCGCCCGGACGGGACATCGCCGACGCCCCGGCCGCCCGCTTCGTCACCGGCTCGACGCTGCGCCACGTCGTGGTGATGGGGGCGACCGGCTCGGTCGGCCTGATGGCGATCTTCGTCGTCGACCTCCTGTCGCTGCTCTACATCGCGCGCCTCGGCGATCCCGTGCTCACGGCGGCGGTGGGCTTCGCCACCATCGTCCAGATCTTCGCGGTCTCGATCAACATCGGGATGATGATCGCCGTCGGCGCCCTGGTCTCGCGGGCGCTGGGCGGCGGCGACGTCGCGCTGGCACGCCGCCTCGCCGCCTCGTCCCTGGTTCTGGCGGTCGTCGCCTCCGGCCTCGTGACGGCGCTGATGCTGCCGCTGCTGACGCCGTTCCTGACGCTGATCGGCGCCGGTCCCGAAACCGTGCCGGCGGCCCGGACCTTCCTGTGGATCGCCCTGCCCTCGTCCCTCCTGATGGCGCTCGGCATGGGGTTCTCCGGCGTGCTGCGGGCGGTCGGCGACGCGCGGCGGGGCATGAACGTCACGCTCGCCGGGGCCGCGGTCACGGTCCTGCTCGACCCGCTGCTGATCTTCGGCCTGAATCTCGGGATCGAGGGGGCGGCGATCACCATCGTGATCGCCCGCCTCGCCTTCGCCTGGGTGGGCTATGCGGGCGCCGTGCGCGTCCACCGGATGGTGGCGCGGCCGACCCTCGCGGCGGTGCTCGCCGATGCCGGGCCGATCCTGCGCGTGGCCCTGCCCACCGTGCTCACCAACCTCGCCCCGCCGGTGGCGAGCGCCTTCCTCGCCCACGTCATGGCCGGGTTCGGCACCGCGACGGTCGCCGGCAATGCGGTGGTCGACCGGGTGGTCCCGGTGGCCTTCGGCGGCCTGTTCGCGCTGTCGGGCGCTGTCGGCCCGATCCTCGGCCAGAACTGGGGCGCCGGCCGCTTCGACCGGATGCGCGCGACCCTGCGCGATGCCGCCCTGGTCACCGGCCTCTACGTCGCGGCGGTCTGGCTCGCGCTCGTCTTCGCCCGCGGGCCGCTCACCGCCCTGTTCGGCCTTTCGGGCGCGGGCGCCGACCTCCTGGCCTTCTTCTGCCTCGCCGGCGGGGCGATCTGGTTCTTCAACGGACTGCTCTTCCTCGGCAACGCCTCGTTCAACAATCTCGGCTTCCCGCTCGCCGCGAGCGCCCTCAACTGGGGCCGGGCGACCCTCGGCACGATGCCGACGGCCTGGCTCGGCGCGCATCTCGCCGGGCAGAGGGGGCGATGGCCGGGATGGGGATCGGGTCGGCGTTGTTCGGGGTGGTGGGGCTGGCGCTGGCGTTCCGGACGGTGGGGGTGCTGGAGCGGCGGGAGGTCGCGAATCCCGGGCGGAGTGAGCGCGCCCGGGTCGTGGAACGGCTGCCGTCGCGTTTCGGGATCGGCCGGCTCGGAGAGGATCGCCCCCCTGAGAGCCTGTTTGAGCAGGATTTCTACCCAATATTTGAGGCAGACGGGATCATCCTACCCGCTAACCTCATCCTGA
- a CDS encoding ABC transporter substrate-binding protein: MRTVMRALLLATTLLGAGAARAEISDGVVRIGVLTDMSGPFQDTNGQGSVEAARMAAEDFAAGRKDIRVEIVAADHQNKADVGSSIARKWLDVEKVDAVVDVPNSSVGLAVNALLRDTRMALLASATATSDLTGKACSPNTVQWVNDAWATGNTTAAAMMKRGGTSWYFLTVNYALGQGIEAEASAYVTRHGGAVRGASRHPLGTADFSSLLLQAQGSGAKVVGLANAGADAINIVKQANEFGLTQGGQSLVAFLVFINDVHAMGLKDAQGLLLTESFYWDMSDETRAFARRFAARPGQAGKVPSGNQAGVYSATLAYLDAVARAGSDDARTAVAEMKRKGPRDRLFGDLTVRPDGRAIHPIYLFEVKKPSDSKGAYDYYTLVDTVPADQAFRPLAEGGCPMLK; encoded by the coding sequence ATGCGGACGGTGATGCGGGCGCTGCTGCTGGCGACGACCCTGCTCGGAGCCGGTGCGGCCAGGGCCGAGATCTCGGACGGCGTGGTGCGGATCGGCGTGCTGACCGACATGTCCGGGCCGTTCCAGGATACCAACGGCCAGGGCTCGGTCGAGGCCGCCCGCATGGCGGCCGAGGATTTCGCCGCCGGCCGCAAGGACATCCGGGTCGAGATCGTCGCAGCCGACCATCAGAACAAGGCGGATGTCGGCTCGTCGATCGCCCGCAAGTGGCTCGACGTGGAGAAGGTCGACGCAGTGGTGGACGTGCCGAATTCCTCGGTCGGCCTCGCCGTCAACGCGCTCCTGCGCGACACCCGGATGGCGCTGCTCGCCTCGGCCACCGCCACCTCGGACCTCACCGGCAAGGCCTGCTCGCCCAACACGGTGCAGTGGGTCAACGACGCCTGGGCCACCGGCAACACGACCGCCGCCGCCATGATGAAGCGCGGCGGCACCTCCTGGTACTTCCTGACCGTGAACTACGCGCTCGGCCAGGGGATCGAGGCCGAGGCGAGCGCCTACGTCACCCGCCACGGCGGCGCCGTGAGGGGAGCGAGCCGCCACCCGCTCGGCACAGCCGACTTCTCGTCCCTGCTGCTCCAGGCGCAGGGCTCCGGCGCGAAGGTGGTCGGGCTCGCCAATGCGGGCGCCGACGCGATCAACATCGTGAAGCAGGCCAACGAGTTCGGGCTGACGCAGGGAGGGCAGTCGCTGGTCGCCTTCCTGGTCTTCATCAACGACGTGCACGCGATGGGCCTGAAGGACGCGCAGGGCCTGCTGCTGACCGAGTCGTTCTACTGGGACATGAGCGACGAGACCCGGGCCTTCGCCCGGCGCTTCGCCGCCCGGCCCGGCCAGGCCGGCAAGGTGCCGAGCGGCAACCAGGCCGGCGTCTACTCGGCGACGCTCGCCTATCTCGACGCGGTCGCGCGCGCCGGCAGCGACGACGCCCGGACCGCCGTGGCGGAGATGAAGCGCAAGGGCCCGCGCGACCGGCTGTTCGGCGACCTGACCGTGCGCCCGGACGGCAGGGCGATCCACCCGATCTATCTCTTCGAGGTGAAGAAGCCGTCCGACTCGAAGGGGGCGTACGATTACTACACGCTCGTCGACACGGTCCCGGCGGACCAGGCCTTCCGGCCCCTGGCGGAGGGCGGCTGTCCCATGCTGAAATGA
- a CDS encoding 2Fe-2S iron-sulfur cluster-binding protein, whose translation MPIITFIRPDGARRDLDVAEGTSLMQGAVARGLDGIVAECGGSAMCATCHVYVDEAWAGRLPPVSEDEDALLDGAAAERRPTSRLSCQVVATADLDGLVVRLPDRQV comes from the coding sequence ATGCCGATCATCACCTTCATCCGCCCGGACGGCGCGCGGCGGGATCTCGACGTCGCCGAGGGCACGAGCCTGATGCAGGGCGCCGTCGCCCGCGGCCTCGACGGGATCGTGGCCGAGTGCGGCGGCAGCGCGATGTGCGCGACCTGCCACGTCTACGTCGACGAGGCCTGGGCCGGCCGTCTGCCGCCGGTCTCGGAGGACGAGGACGCCCTGCTCGACGGCGCCGCCGCCGAGCGCCGGCCGACGAGCCGGCTGTCCTGCCAGGTCGTCGCCACCGCCGACCTCGACGGGCTCGTGGTGCGTCTGCCCGACCGTCAGGTCTGA
- a CDS encoding cytochrome P450, whose product MIAASHASAPALHGSGAPAVDVDPFSTEFFEDPHRIHEALREAGPVVWLPRWNVHAVARYEEVRTVLHDPATFCSGRGVGLSDFAREKPWRPQSLILEADPPAHGRTRAVLNRVLSPAVMKTLRDRFQAAAHRLVDELLARREIDAVADLAEAFPLSVFPDAVGLAREGREHLLPYAGLAFNAFGPPNALRRHAFETAAPHVAWVMEQCRRENLAPGGFGAAIHAAADAGAITHEEAPLLVRSLLTAGLDTTVNSIGAALYCLARYPAAWASLRADPGLARAAFEEAVRYESPVQTFFRTTTRPVEIGGARLDEGSKVLMFLGAANRDPRRWEEPDRYDPTRATVGHVGFGSGIHMCVGQLLGRLEGEVMLSALAARVGAIAITGPVVRRYNNTLRGLERLPVTLTAA is encoded by the coding sequence ATGATCGCCGCATCACATGCATCCGCGCCCGCGCTTCACGGCTCGGGCGCCCCGGCCGTCGACGTCGATCCGTTCTCGACCGAGTTCTTCGAGGATCCGCACCGCATCCACGAGGCCCTGCGGGAGGCCGGACCGGTGGTGTGGCTGCCGCGCTGGAACGTGCACGCGGTCGCCCGCTACGAGGAGGTGCGGACCGTGCTGCACGATCCGGCGACCTTCTGCTCCGGCCGCGGCGTGGGCTTGAGCGACTTCGCCAGGGAGAAGCCCTGGCGGCCCCAGAGCCTGATCCTGGAGGCCGATCCGCCGGCGCATGGACGCACCCGTGCGGTCCTGAACCGCGTCCTGTCGCCGGCCGTGATGAAGACCCTGCGCGACCGGTTCCAGGCCGCCGCGCACCGCCTCGTGGACGAGCTCCTGGCCCGCCGCGAGATCGACGCCGTCGCCGACCTCGCCGAGGCGTTCCCGCTCTCGGTCTTTCCGGACGCGGTCGGGCTGGCCCGAGAGGGGCGCGAGCACCTGCTGCCCTATGCCGGCCTCGCCTTCAACGCCTTCGGACCGCCCAACGCGCTGCGCCGGCACGCCTTCGAGACCGCGGCGCCCCATGTCGCCTGGGTCATGGAGCAGTGCCGGCGCGAGAACCTCGCGCCCGGCGGCTTCGGCGCGGCGATCCACGCGGCGGCCGATGCCGGCGCCATCACCCACGAGGAGGCGCCCCTCCTCGTGCGCTCGCTCCTGACGGCGGGCCTCGACACGACGGTGAACAGCATCGGGGCCGCCCTGTACTGCCTCGCCCGCTATCCCGCGGCCTGGGCGTCCCTGCGCGCCGATCCGGGACTCGCCCGCGCGGCGTTCGAGGAGGCGGTGCGGTACGAGAGCCCGGTCCAGACCTTCTTCCGCACCACGACCCGGCCGGTCGAGATCGGCGGGGCCCGCCTCGACGAGGGTTCCAAGGTGCTGATGTTCCTCGGCGCCGCCAACCGCGACCCGCGCCGCTGGGAGGAGCCCGACCGTTACGACCCGACCCGCGCGACGGTCGGCCATGTCGGCTTCGGGTCCGGCATCCACATGTGCGTCGGCCAGCTCCTCGGCCGCCTCGAGGGCGAGGTGATGCTCTCGGCGCTCGCCGCCAGGGTCGGCGCGATCGCGATCACCGGCCCGGTCGTCCGCCGCTACAACAACACCCTGCGCGGGCTCGAGCGCCTGCCCGTCACGCTGACGGCCGCCTGA
- a CDS encoding MarR family winged helix-turn-helix transcriptional regulator, whose protein sequence is MATGRAGRAAGRADDRATTAGATPGPRLDLERYVPALLTFVANKLSHSASATYQRRFGVNVTEWRIMSLLAIEPGIPATRICQVIGFDKGPVSRTLAAMEKRDLVATDEDPDDARRRLTRLTARGEALHDEIIVVALDRERRLTACLTPEQRDTLIDLLNRLHANLPAVTTSGTSGRRRRE, encoded by the coding sequence ATGGCAACGGGTCGAGCAGGACGCGCCGCGGGTCGGGCGGACGACCGGGCGACGACGGCGGGCGCGACGCCCGGGCCGCGGCTCGACCTCGAGCGGTACGTGCCGGCGCTCCTGACCTTCGTCGCCAACAAGCTCTCGCACAGCGCGAGCGCCACCTATCAGCGGCGCTTCGGCGTGAACGTCACCGAGTGGCGGATCATGTCCCTGCTCGCCATCGAGCCCGGCATCCCGGCCACGCGCATCTGCCAGGTGATCGGCTTCGACAAGGGGCCGGTGAGCCGGACCCTGGCCGCGATGGAGAAGCGGGACCTCGTGGCGACGGACGAGGATCCGGACGACGCGCGCCGGCGCCTCACCCGCCTCACGGCGCGGGGCGAGGCGCTGCACGACGAGATCATCGTCGTGGCGCTGGATCGGGAGCGGCGCCTCACGGCCTGCCTGACGCCCGAGCAGCGCGACACCCTGATCGACCTTCTCAACCGCCTGCACGCGAACCTGCCTGCCGTCACGACGTCGGGGACCTCCGGGCGCAGGCGCCGGGAGTGA
- a CDS encoding DUF1127 domain-containing protein, which yields MLFSRETTMTISYAPLYGALTFALGFGRKAVQIVARIVTLWINRRAAYRLAELDDRGLKDIGLTRNDVMGALDLPFMQDPTLPLVHRRRARRQPPPPAVTVRLAARDGRAVEGRGP from the coding sequence ATGCTCTTTTCGCGGGAGACCACGATGACGATCAGCTACGCCCCCCTCTACGGTGCCCTCACGTTCGCCCTCGGCTTCGGCCGCAAGGCCGTGCAGATCGTGGCCCGGATCGTCACCCTGTGGATCAACCGCCGCGCCGCCTACCGCCTGGCCGAGCTCGACGACCGCGGTCTGAAAGACATCGGGCTGACCCGCAACGACGTGATGGGCGCCCTCGACCTGCCGTTCATGCAGGACCCGACCCTGCCCCTGGTGCATCGACGCCGCGCGCGACGCCAGCCCCCGCCGCCGGCCGTGACCGTGCGGCTGGCCGCCCGGGACGGGCGGGCGGTGGAGGGGCGGGGGCCGTGA
- a CDS encoding LysR substrate-binding domain-containing protein, translating to MHPLDIDQLRTLVAIAESGSFTRAADHVHKTQSAVSMQMKRLEERIGREIFAKAGRGVRLTDDGERLLDYARRIVRLQSECLATFDEGDLAGRVRLGLPDDYVDRYLPEILGRFARTHPRAEVTVICEPTDMLAERIADGDIDLAIVTEARGRRTVETIRTEALLWVTSSRHAVHTEQPVPLALGRPACNWRRVAIEALERGGRQSRILFVSWNSTAVGAAVLAGLAVSVLPESAVRPGMRVLGPQDGFSALPACRIGLLRHRAEEPNPLADILAGQIRQCLDNLGLAAE from the coding sequence GTGCATCCCCTCGACATCGACCAGCTCCGGACCCTGGTGGCGATCGCCGAGAGCGGCTCGTTCACCCGGGCGGCGGACCACGTCCACAAGACCCAGTCCGCCGTCTCGATGCAGATGAAGCGGCTCGAGGAGCGGATCGGGCGCGAGATCTTCGCCAAGGCCGGCCGCGGCGTGCGGCTGACCGACGACGGCGAGCGCCTGCTCGATTATGCCAGGCGCATCGTGCGGCTGCAGAGCGAGTGCCTGGCGACCTTCGACGAGGGCGACCTCGCCGGGCGGGTGCGGCTGGGCCTGCCGGACGACTACGTCGACCGCTACCTGCCGGAAATCCTCGGGCGCTTCGCCCGGACCCATCCCCGGGCCGAGGTCACGGTGATCTGCGAACCCACCGACATGCTGGCCGAGCGGATCGCCGACGGCGACATCGACCTCGCCATCGTCACCGAGGCGAGAGGACGGCGGACCGTCGAGACGATCCGCACCGAGGCCCTGCTCTGGGTCACGTCGAGCCGCCACGCGGTCCATACAGAGCAGCCGGTGCCCCTCGCCCTGGGGCGGCCGGCCTGCAACTGGCGCCGGGTCGCCATCGAGGCGCTGGAGCGCGGCGGGCGCCAGAGCCGGATCCTGTTCGTCAGCTGGAATTCCACCGCGGTCGGCGCCGCGGTCCTGGCGGGGCTCGCCGTCTCGGTCCTGCCCGAGAGCGCGGTGCGCCCCGGGATGCGGGTGCTCGGGCCGCAGGACGGCTTTTCGGCCCTGCCGGCCTGCCGCATCGGGCTCCTGCGCCACCGCGCGGAGGAGCCCAACCCCCTGGCCGACATCCTGGCCGGGCAGATCCGGCAATGCCTCGACAATCTCGGGCTTGCGGCGGAATGA
- a CDS encoding Flp family type IVb pilin produces the protein MRGRSRGTGAPRCFRRDQSGATAIEYALIAGLIFLALTSALAVYGDSAGGLFGNLSNRFVAALR, from the coding sequence GTGCGTGGCAGATCACGGGGGACGGGGGCGCCGCGGTGCTTCCGGCGTGACCAATCCGGCGCGACGGCGATCGAGTACGCATTGATCGCGGGCCTGATCTTCCTCGCCCTGACGTCGGCGCTCGCGGTCTACGGCGATTCGGCCGGCGGCCTGTTCGGCAACCTCAGCAACCGGTTCGTCGCGGCCCTGCGCTGA
- a CDS encoding DUF3072 domain-containing protein — protein MTAKTATKKADARETENPKQDPKDTSNRIKDPKDWTTGSEPMTGAQASYLKTLAEQAKDDDAFDPDLDKAEASQRIDALRKETGKD, from the coding sequence ATGACCGCCAAGACCGCCACCAAGAAGGCCGACGCCCGAGAGACCGAGAATCCGAAGCAGGACCCGAAGGACACCTCGAACCGCATCAAGGACCCGAAGGACTGGACCACCGGCTCCGAGCCGATGACCGGCGCGCAGGCCTCCTACCTCAAGACCCTGGCCGAGCAGGCGAAGGACGACGACGCCTTCGACCCCGACCTCGACAAGGCCGAGGCCTCGCAGCGCATCGACGCCCTGCGCAAGGAGACCGGCAAGGACTGA
- a CDS encoding glycosyltransferase family 87 protein, with the protein MPPSPGPRRPTPPSTWLIPLGILITLPVLVFYYRPAGGGLDVTGHPIGRDFINAWAGPRLAFSGQLDTLFDLKAYHAAIGTLFGSPLPFHNWSYPPFTLLLLGPLGQLPYFVALAVWTIGLFAAFAGVTLSCVPRGQRRHALLMLALAPACLINAVGGQNGFLTGTLLLGGLLALDRRPVLAGILFGLLTYKPQLGLVLPPVLIALGAWRTIAAACTTTLALVGASILAFGSDPWRHNLGETSAYLYGLLDAFDGFYQFMMASVFAGARTFGLSMGAAWGLQLLVAIPVLAATAWAVRRTRDRVQRAGLVATAVPLLTPYAFNYDLTLVAAVLVWRISAAEPGSRPDWVTVLAWLSPTLMIPVQMMNFGGMPVVLVALFGILVWEVAQPRLEPAREPAPALP; encoded by the coding sequence ATGCCCCCGAGTCCCGGACCCCGGCGGCCGACCCCGCCGAGCACGTGGCTGATCCCCCTGGGGATCCTGATCACGCTGCCGGTCCTCGTGTTCTACTACCGGCCCGCCGGGGGCGGGCTCGACGTCACCGGACACCCGATCGGGCGCGACTTCATCAATGCCTGGGCCGGGCCGCGCCTCGCTTTCTCGGGGCAGCTCGACACCCTGTTCGACCTCAAGGCCTATCACGCGGCGATCGGCACCCTGTTCGGCTCGCCCCTGCCGTTCCACAACTGGAGCTATCCGCCCTTCACGCTGCTGCTGCTCGGGCCCCTTGGGCAGCTGCCCTATTTCGTGGCGCTCGCGGTCTGGACGATCGGCCTGTTCGCCGCCTTCGCCGGCGTGACGCTGTCCTGCGTCCCGCGCGGGCAGCGCCGGCACGCCCTGCTGATGCTCGCGCTGGCACCGGCCTGCCTGATCAACGCCGTCGGCGGCCAGAACGGCTTTCTCACCGGCACCCTGCTGCTGGGCGGCCTCCTCGCCCTGGACCGCCGGCCGGTGCTCGCCGGAATCCTGTTCGGCCTTCTCACCTACAAGCCGCAGCTCGGCCTCGTGCTGCCGCCGGTCCTGATCGCGCTGGGCGCCTGGCGGACCATCGCGGCGGCCTGCACCACCACCCTGGCGCTGGTCGGCGCCTCGATCCTGGCCTTCGGGTCGGATCCCTGGCGGCACAATCTCGGCGAGACGAGCGCCTACCTGTACGGCCTCCTGGACGCCTTCGACGGATTCTACCAGTTCATGATGGCATCGGTCTTCGCGGGCGCGCGGACCTTCGGGCTGTCGATGGGCGCGGCCTGGGGCTTGCAGCTCCTCGTCGCTATCCCGGTCCTCGCGGCGACGGCCTGGGCCGTGCGCCGCACCCGCGACCGGGTGCAGCGCGCGGGCCTCGTCGCGACGGCCGTCCCGCTCCTGACCCCCTACGCCTTCAACTACGACCTGACCCTCGTGGCCGCCGTGCTGGTGTGGCGGATCTCGGCCGCCGAGCCCGGCTCCCGCCCGGACTGGGTCACGGTCCTGGCCTGGCTCAGCCCGACCCTGATGATACCGGTGCAGATGATGAATTTCGGCGGCATGCCGGTGGTGCTGGTCGCGCTGTTCGGGATCCTGGTGTGGGAGGTCGCGCAGCCGCGGCTCGAACCGGCCCGAGAGCCGGCTCCCGCCCTGCCGTGA